The DNA segment GCGCTCGATGCCGGCGCGAATTGCCGGCCAGGCCACTTCGTCGAGTTCGCGCACCCGCTCCATGATGTCTTCGCGTTCGCGCTCCGGAATCAAGGCCAGATAGGCACGACCCATTGCCGTGGTGGCGATCGGAATGCGCGAACCGACATCGAGCGAGAGCGTCAGCGCGGCCGAACTGCGCGCATTGCCGACATAGATCATCGACAAACGGTCGCGGCTGCCCAGCGATACCATGGCCTTGGAAAAGTCGGCGAGTTCCTGCATCAGCGGCCGCGACAGGTCGCGCACGTCCAGCCGCGCCAGCATGGCGCTGCCCAGCGCCAGGGTGGAAGTACCCAACCGGTATTTCCCGGTCTCCTCGACGAACACCAGGTAGCCGAGTTTGGTCAGCGTGTAGGTCAGCCGCGAAACGGTGGATTTCGGCAGCTTGCAGCGCTTGGCGATGTCGAGGTTGCCGAGCATCTTCTCGCCGGAGCTGAAGCAGGACAGTACCGACAGCCCGCGCGCCAGCGCGGTGACGAAATGGCGATCTTCCTTGCCGGCGGCTTTTTCCGCGACCGCGGCGGAGGCAGTGACGACCTTGTTCTGTTTGCTCATGTCAGTCCTTTATCGCGCATAGCGCATCGCGTGCGGCCCGGTATTCACGCCCGAGCTGCGCCACCACTTCACTTACGGGAAGAATCCGGTCTATCGAACCGATGCCCTGGCCGACACCCCAGATGTCGCGCCAGGCCTTGGTCCGGTCGGAGCCGAAACTCATGCTGCTCTTGTCGCGCTCCGGCAGGTTGTCGGGGTCGAGCCCCTGCGCGGCAATGCTCGGCCGCAGGTAATTGCCATGCACGCCGGTGAAATAGGGAGTATAGACGACGTCCGCCGCGCTGCTTTCGACGATCATCTGCTTGTAGCCATCGACCGCGTTGTCCTCCGGCGTCGGGATGAAGCGCGTGCCCATGTAGGCCAGATCGGCGCCC comes from the Sulfuritalea hydrogenivorans sk43H genome and includes:
- a CDS encoding IclR family transcriptional regulator → MSKQNKVVTASAAVAEKAAGKEDRHFVTALARGLSVLSCFSSGEKMLGNLDIAKRCKLPKSTVSRLTYTLTKLGYLVFVEETGKYRLGTSTLALGSAMLARLDVRDLSRPLMQELADFSKAMVSLGSRDRLSMIYVGNARSSAALTLSLDVGSRIPIATTAMGRAYLALIPEREREDIMERVRELDEVAWPAIRAGIERSLQEYRETGCVSSFGEWQSDVNAIAVPLRPGGGLPPMAINCGGAAFSLSKEFLLGEVRPRLIELVRQLEASLGMRA